A section of the Pseudanabaena mucicola str. Chao 1806 genome encodes:
- a CDS encoding DUF4033 domain-containing protein → MQPKALQKIAKDEYNDNFIDRLFIWLFSRKMSEALGKGTEIKGYDGFVDLSKKIMQGRNAQEQQLLVAKVLQSLVPSPALWAIRTFFAPTRLVCVLNAWFAAQMFEWLVGPCEVIEAEVDLPDGNVRSQPSAVHIKKCRYLVDSGCVGMCVNMCKVPTQEFFTEKFGIPLTMTPNFEDLSCKMVFGQMPPDPAVDPAYEQSCLGYQCPTASLADQACPKLS, encoded by the coding sequence ATGCAGCCTAAAGCCTTGCAAAAAATTGCTAAAGATGAATATAACGATAATTTTATTGATCGTTTATTTATCTGGTTATTTTCGCGCAAAATGTCAGAGGCTTTGGGCAAAGGAACTGAAATCAAGGGCTATGATGGCTTTGTGGACTTATCCAAGAAAATTATGCAGGGACGGAATGCTCAGGAACAGCAATTACTTGTCGCCAAGGTGTTGCAATCCCTAGTACCATCACCAGCGCTTTGGGCAATCCGCACTTTTTTTGCACCAACGCGGTTAGTATGTGTTCTCAATGCATGGTTTGCGGCTCAAATGTTTGAGTGGCTCGTTGGTCCCTGTGAAGTTATTGAGGCGGAGGTGGATTTGCCCGATGGTAATGTGCGATCGCAACCTTCAGCAGTGCATATTAAAAAATGCCGCTATTTAGTGGATAGCGGTTGTGTGGGGATGTGTGTCAATATGTGTAAAGTTCCGACTCAAGAATTTTTTACGGAAAAGTTCGGGATTCCCTTGACCATGACTCCAAATTTTGAAGATCTCAGTTGCAAAATGGTATTTGGACAAATGCCTCCCGATCCAGCAGTAGATCCTGCCTATGAGCAATCATGTTTAGGATATCAATGCCCAACGGCAAGTCTCGCAGATCAGGCTTGTCCTAAATTAAGTTAA
- a CDS encoding lipid II:glycine glycyltransferase FemX, producing the protein MILRELLDGDRRAWDKLTQTYLHGCFMQSWAWANFRELDGYQTFRYGLFDELNQLIGGCIFYFYPQRSAANLIFAPAAPLLPPNLETEGMRLLLNQAEKLSKGMGLYGAIALRIEPLLSKKPDWMGQDFRRSPADIMPSETLWIDLSQSEAEIFAQMHAKGRYNIRLSQRYAVETIFTKEDTAIPHFYDLFYETAQRQGFLSEPYGYFIKLCQNLFRENMAEIGFAKYNGEILAAILLIYWGERCTYLYGGRSERAKQVMPVYALHWAAIQRAKQLGYRIYDFYGFSDDPTHAYYQFSRFKVKFGGKITKTIGAHDYFFYDCLADVIMRLLR; encoded by the coding sequence GTGATTTTGAGGGAGTTGTTAGATGGCGATCGCAGAGCTTGGGACAAGCTCACCCAAACATATCTTCATGGTTGTTTTATGCAGTCTTGGGCATGGGCAAACTTTCGTGAACTTGATGGCTATCAAACCTTTCGCTACGGACTGTTTGATGAATTAAATCAATTAATTGGGGGCTGTATTTTCTATTTTTATCCTCAACGTAGTGCAGCAAATCTGATTTTTGCGCCTGCGGCTCCTCTATTACCGCCAAATTTAGAAACAGAAGGAATGAGGCTTTTATTAAATCAAGCAGAAAAATTATCTAAAGGTATGGGTTTATATGGTGCGATCGCTTTACGGATTGAGCCTTTGTTATCTAAAAAACCTGACTGGATGGGACAAGATTTTAGGCGATCGCCAGCAGATATAATGCCATCAGAAACGCTTTGGATCGATCTATCCCAAAGTGAAGCAGAGATATTCGCACAAATGCATGCCAAGGGACGCTATAACATCCGTCTCAGTCAGCGCTATGCTGTGGAAACAATTTTCACTAAGGAGGATACTGCGATTCCTCATTTTTATGATCTGTTTTATGAAACGGCTCAACGTCAAGGCTTTTTGAGTGAACCCTATGGATATTTTATTAAGCTTTGCCAAAATCTATTTCGTGAAAATATGGCAGAAATTGGCTTTGCGAAATATAACGGTGAAATACTTGCCGCAATTTTGTTAATCTACTGGGGCGAGCGTTGTACCTATCTATACGGTGGACGCAGTGAGCGTGCAAAGCAGGTAATGCCAGTTTATGCGTTACATTGGGCTGCGATTCAACGTGCGAAACAACTTGGTTACAGAATTTATGATTTCTATGGCTTCAGTGATGATCCCACTCATGCCTATTACCAGTTCTCACGATTTAAAGTTAAATTTGGCGGCAAAATCACAAAGACTATTGGTGCTCACGACTATTTCTTTTATGATTGTTTAGCGGATGTGATTATGCGTCTATTACGATAA
- a CDS encoding DUF4178 domain-containing protein, which translates to MKSSFSTDYVSFLTRLRAGDLVTYGGTQWEVEDFSTYDDPNGYETMEWLLNSGKTSYYLLREGDPENLETRINWYLSEEIGVNRVSGEHVGDDVRFALWDAMQEHREPYFKLRALGRLYYFESQTEGIYTSENNSESRITWDYWDEKHLWNLAIEAWQNRELHVYSTKKVNPDDFVIAEKSITTQSFSSKYSPSHNKKSNDRTWEWICAWGLVIIGIILMASYFMA; encoded by the coding sequence ATGAAATCATCTTTTAGTACTGATTATGTTAGCTTCCTTACACGCCTGAGAGCAGGCGATCTCGTTACCTATGGGGGAACACAATGGGAAGTTGAAGACTTTAGCACCTATGATGATCCTAACGGTTACGAGACCATGGAATGGTTACTGAATTCAGGCAAAACTAGTTATTATCTATTGCGGGAAGGCGATCCTGAGAATCTTGAAACTCGGATCAATTGGTATTTATCAGAGGAAATTGGCGTTAATCGTGTATCGGGGGAACATGTAGGCGATGATGTCCGTTTTGCGCTATGGGATGCTATGCAAGAACATCGTGAGCCATATTTCAAGTTAAGAGCTTTAGGAAGACTCTATTATTTTGAATCTCAAACAGAGGGAATTTATACAAGCGAAAATAATAGTGAATCTCGGATCACATGGGACTATTGGGATGAGAAACACCTTTGGAATTTAGCAATTGAGGCTTGGCAAAATCGGGAACTTCATGTTTATTCCACCAAGAAAGTTAACCCTGATGACTTTGTGATCGCCGAGAAGTCCATCACCACCCAAAGCTTTTCCTCTAAATATTCTCCAAGTCATAATAAAAAAAGTAATGATCGCACTTGGGAATGGATCTGCGCTTGGGGTTTAGTAATTATTGGCATTATTTTGATGGCTTCTTATTTTATGGCTTGA
- a CDS encoding Photosystem I reaction center subunit IX: MNGFLSSAPVVAAVWLTITAGILIEANRFFPDTLTFPF, encoded by the coding sequence TTGAACGGTTTTTTATCTTCTGCTCCTGTTGTAGCTGCTGTATGGCTCACGATCACGGCTGGTATCTTGATCGAAGCTAACCGCTTTTTCCCAGACACTCTCACCTTCCCTTTCTAA
- a CDS encoding Photosystem I reaction center subunit III gives MKRLFALILVVALWFGVSLSSTPAAYADFSALTPCASSSAFQDRLQSEVDGYTARLANFKAGTPQADYLNAKVAQTKDRFAKYASSGLLCGDDGLPHLISDGRWSHAGEFTIPSLLFLYIAGWIGWVGRSYLIAVRKDVATAAQKEILIDLPLAVKFSLTGFAWPLLALKEFGTGELVAPENEVTVSPR, from the coding sequence ATGAAAAGACTTTTTGCTCTCATTCTAGTTGTTGCTTTGTGGTTTGGTGTTAGCCTTTCCTCAACCCCTGCTGCATACGCAGATTTCTCAGCTTTGACACCTTGTGCTTCTTCATCGGCTTTTCAAGATCGTTTGCAATCAGAAGTTGATGGTTACACTGCACGACTAGCCAATTTCAAGGCTGGTACTCCTCAAGCAGATTACCTCAATGCTAAAGTTGCTCAAACCAAGGATCGCTTTGCTAAATATGCTAGCTCTGGGTTGCTTTGCGGTGACGATGGTCTACCTCACTTGATCAGCGATGGTCGTTGGAGCCATGCAGGAGAATTCACTATTCCTTCCTTGCTGTTCCTATACATCGCAGGTTGGATTGGATGGGTTGGTCGCAGCTACTTGATCGCAGTTCGCAAAGATGTTGCAACCGCAGCCCAAAAGGAAATCCTAATCGATCTTCCTCTTGCAGTTAAGTTTTCATTAACTGGTTTTGCATGGCCACTTCTTGCTCTCAAAGAATTTGGAACTGGTGAACTCGTAGCTCCTGAGAATGAAGTTACAGTTTCGCCTCGCTAG
- the tsaD gene encoding tRNA (adenosine(37)-N6)-threonylcarbamoyltransferase complex transferase subunit TsaD — translation MPTILAIESSCDETAAAVVCDRQILSSVVSSQIQTHALYGGVVPEIAARQHVEMINPAIAEAYRESGKTWAEIDGIAVTTAPGLIGSLMIGVTAAKTLAMLHKKPLIAIHHLEGHICSALLAEPTLEPPFLCLLVSGGHSSIILVKDYTDYQVMGKTRDDAAGEAFDKVARLLGLGYPGGPVIDKISSSGNPKAYKLPQGRIPDSPYDSSFSGLKTAVLRLTQKLSPNGEELPIADIAASFQETVALALATRTIKCAIAHNLSTIVAVGGVAANSVLRSRLVTMSAENNIRAIFPPLSLCTDNAAMIACAGAIHLSRGETSSMNIATRSRLNLEDCQSLYI, via the coding sequence ATGCCAACAATTCTTGCGATCGAATCTAGCTGTGATGAAACGGCGGCAGCAGTAGTATGCGATCGCCAAATTCTTAGTAGCGTGGTTTCATCACAAATTCAAACCCATGCACTCTATGGTGGCGTTGTGCCTGAGATTGCCGCCCGTCAACATGTCGAGATGATTAATCCTGCGATCGCTGAAGCATATCGCGAATCGGGTAAAACATGGGCAGAGATCGATGGAATTGCGGTTACGACAGCCCCTGGATTAATTGGCTCACTAATGATTGGAGTGACAGCCGCTAAAACTCTGGCAATGCTTCATAAAAAGCCTTTAATCGCCATACATCACCTTGAAGGACATATTTGCTCGGCTTTACTTGCTGAACCGACCTTAGAGCCACCTTTTTTATGCTTATTGGTTTCTGGTGGACATAGCAGCATTATTCTCGTGAAGGACTATACCGACTATCAGGTGATGGGTAAAACCCGTGATGATGCCGCAGGGGAAGCCTTTGATAAGGTAGCGCGGTTGTTGGGTTTGGGCTATCCGGGGGGACCCGTTATCGATAAAATCTCTAGTTCTGGCAATCCCAAGGCATATAAGTTGCCACAGGGGCGCATTCCCGATTCTCCCTATGATTCTAGTTTCAGTGGTTTAAAAACAGCGGTGTTGCGATTGACTCAAAAGTTAAGCCCCAATGGAGAAGAATTGCCGATCGCGGATATTGCTGCTAGTTTTCAAGAAACTGTAGCATTGGCTCTGGCAACCCGCACGATTAAATGTGCGATCGCGCATAATTTATCCACTATTGTGGCGGTTGGCGGTGTCGCCGCAAATAGTGTTTTGCGATCGCGCTTAGTCACTATGTCCGCCGAAAATAATATTCGCGCCATCTTTCCGCCTTTAAGTCTCTGTACCGATAACGCTGCTATGATTGCCTGTGCAGGAGCAATTCACCTATCACGAGGTGAGACTTCATCGATGAATATTGCCACGCGATCACGCCTCAATCTTGAAGATTGCCAGAGTTTGTATATCTAG
- a CDS encoding 1-acyl-sn-glycerol-3-phosphate acyltransferase codes for MAVDLTRVQPPLKVYPPKPSQFLLKFIRLVVPFWLWGQCGIKQIETRYIDRLVNVTKKFQDGKSRCLLAFRHPTTDDPFAMLYLLAYAVPEQAKEMGIKLRKTPHSSFVYDRGISLWAGEYINWLFPALGGISIFRGKLDRPALNLMRKQITNGKEPLSMAPEGGTNGKSEMIAELEPGIAQIGFWSAEDLQKEGRTEEMLIVPVGIQYEYSAKAWVTIDQTILTIEKECGITKPEITSDTRYQRLYDLGSYLVQWVSDYYKNFYGNYASNAPEITDSDDLATRIQNLADRILRVAEMNFGIKSKGTAIDRCRRLEQATWDRIFRNDIKGLTQLTQVERSFADQLALEANYSNWHMKIAESIIGVTSDYVRQHPSPSRYVEVLKLMWSVLYRVTERNPDSVFKEAPNFGDRKLIISVAEPLSVSDRLSEYQSSRTAAKECTRKLTEEISNSLNNLIVRSTI; via the coding sequence ATGGCAGTAGATTTGACTCGCGTCCAACCACCACTTAAGGTTTATCCGCCCAAACCTAGCCAATTTCTACTGAAATTTATACGACTAGTAGTGCCTTTTTGGTTGTGGGGACAATGTGGCATCAAGCAGATTGAAACCCGATATATTGATCGCCTTGTGAATGTTACCAAAAAATTTCAAGATGGAAAATCGCGTTGTCTCCTAGCTTTTCGGCATCCCACCACCGATGATCCCTTTGCGATGTTGTATCTACTTGCCTATGCCGTACCCGAACAAGCCAAGGAAATGGGTATTAAGCTAAGGAAGACTCCCCATAGCAGTTTTGTCTATGATCGCGGTATTTCTCTATGGGCAGGGGAATATATTAATTGGCTATTTCCTGCATTAGGCGGCATTTCCATCTTTCGGGGCAAGCTTGATCGCCCTGCCTTAAACCTGATGCGTAAACAGATCACTAACGGTAAAGAGCCGCTTTCAATGGCTCCCGAAGGTGGTACTAATGGCAAAAGTGAAATGATTGCCGAGTTAGAACCAGGTATTGCTCAAATCGGTTTCTGGTCTGCCGAAGACTTGCAAAAGGAAGGGCGTACCGAGGAGATGTTGATTGTTCCTGTGGGTATTCAATATGAATACTCAGCTAAGGCTTGGGTGACGATCGATCAAACGATCCTCACTATCGAAAAAGAATGCGGTATTACTAAACCTGAAATCACGTCCGACACTCGCTACCAGCGTCTCTACGATTTAGGAAGTTATTTAGTTCAATGGGTCAGCGACTACTACAAAAATTTTTATGGGAACTATGCTAGTAATGCTCCTGAGATCACAGATAGTGATGATTTAGCAACTCGCATTCAGAATTTAGCAGATCGCATTTTGCGTGTTGCCGAAATGAATTTTGGCATCAAATCTAAAGGAACGGCGATTGACCGCTGTCGTCGTCTAGAGCAAGCAACTTGGGATCGGATTTTTCGTAATGACATCAAAGGGCTTACCCAGTTAACACAGGTAGAACGGAGCTTTGCTGATCAACTTGCTCTCGAAGCTAACTACAGCAATTGGCATATGAAAATTGCTGAAAGTATTATTGGGGTTACTAGCGACTATGTACGTCAACATCCTAGTCCCAGTCGCTATGTGGAGGTTTTAAAACTAATGTGGAGTGTGTTGTATCGTGTCACTGAACGCAACCCAGATTCAGTTTTTAAAGAAGCTCCTAATTTTGGTGATCGCAAATTAATTATTTCTGTCGCTGAGCCTCTATCAGTCTCCGATCGCTTATCCGAATACCAATCTAGTCGCACTGCTGCCAAGGAATGTACTCGTAAGCTCACCGAAGAGATCTCCAATTCCCTCAACAATTTAATCGTGCGATCAACGATCTAG
- a CDS encoding glycosyltransferase has translation MLLQVPATLVLLKRLSTARDRTPPLLPLDANDEALAKQRPSVSIVIPTLNEVERLPTCLEGLRDQAAKEIIVVDSRSQDGTPEYVQKLQPDFPIPLKLITDDPLPEGWVGRPWALHTGFLHTDPTSEWILGIDADTFPQKGLVTSFVQQATAENFDIVSLSPKFILKTAGEQWLQPALLITLIYRFGATGDRDQFTEDRVMANGQCFLSKRTKLVELNGYELAKSSFCDDVTLARAAAQKGAKVGFLDGAALMQVRMYNSMQETWKEWGRSLDLKDASTPSQTFADCLLLTAVQGLPIPLLIALSIWQPAPSLIINTLFWLNAFLVLIRCLLVFGIRTSYTEVGFWFWLSPLADPFAVIRIWISAFTKPKSWRGRIY, from the coding sequence TTGTTATTACAAGTCCCCGCCACCCTTGTACTCCTAAAAAGGCTTAGCACTGCCCGTGATCGCACGCCGCCACTATTGCCCCTTGATGCAAATGACGAAGCTTTAGCCAAACAAAGACCTAGTGTTTCGATTGTGATCCCGACGCTTAACGAAGTTGAGCGTTTACCGACATGTTTAGAAGGATTGCGCGATCAGGCTGCGAAGGAAATCATCGTTGTTGATAGCCGATCGCAGGATGGCACACCCGAATATGTACAGAAATTACAACCAGATTTTCCGATTCCTTTAAAGCTGATTACCGATGACCCCTTGCCAGAAGGTTGGGTTGGTCGCCCTTGGGCTTTACATACAGGATTTTTGCATACTGATCCGACTAGTGAATGGATTCTCGGTATTGATGCCGATACCTTCCCACAAAAAGGACTAGTCACAAGTTTTGTGCAGCAAGCCACTGCTGAAAATTTTGATATTGTATCCCTATCGCCTAAATTTATTCTTAAGACCGCAGGCGAACAATGGCTACAACCTGCATTGTTAATTACCTTGATTTACCGATTTGGGGCAACAGGCGATCGCGATCAATTTACTGAAGATCGGGTCATGGCAAATGGTCAATGCTTTTTATCAAAGCGCACCAAGCTAGTCGAACTAAATGGCTATGAGCTTGCCAAATCTTCATTTTGTGATGATGTCACCCTTGCTAGAGCCGCCGCTCAAAAGGGCGCAAAGGTGGGATTTCTTGATGGGGCAGCCTTGATGCAGGTGCGGATGTATAACTCAATGCAGGAAACATGGAAGGAATGGGGGCGATCGCTCGATCTTAAGGATGCCTCAACGCCTAGTCAAACCTTTGCGGATTGTCTTTTGCTAACGGCGGTTCAAGGGCTACCTATTCCCTTATTAATAGCCCTATCGATTTGGCAACCAGCACCATCATTAATAATTAATACTCTATTTTGGCTCAATGCCTTTTTAGTATTGATCCGATGCTTACTGGTATTTGGTATTCGGACTAGTTATACCGAAGTGGGTTTTTGGTTTTGGCTATCTCCCCTTGCTGATCCCTTTGCCGTAATACGGATCTGGATTTCTGCATTTACTAAACCGAAAAGTTGGCGCGGACGTATCTACTAA
- a CDS encoding Dps family protein: MGKNKEKSVDKELPSTINIGITEDDRTAIADGLSRLLADTYTLYLKTHNFHWNVKGPMFNTLHLMFEAQYTELALAVDLIAERIRSLGIPAPGTYSAYAKLTSIPETEGVPKATEMIKLLVEGQEAVVRTARSIFPIAEKANDEPTADLLTQRLQVHEKTAWMLRSLLED, from the coding sequence ATGGGTAAGAATAAGGAAAAATCTGTCGATAAAGAGCTACCTAGCACAATTAATATTGGTATTACTGAAGATGATCGGACAGCAATCGCTGATGGACTTTCGCGATTACTCGCTGATACCTATACCCTTTACCTAAAAACCCATAATTTCCACTGGAATGTTAAGGGACCAATGTTCAATACTTTGCACCTTATGTTTGAAGCGCAATATACCGAACTTGCTCTCGCAGTTGACCTGATTGCCGAACGAATTCGTTCTCTCGGAATTCCTGCTCCTGGGACATATTCTGCCTACGCTAAGCTCACCTCAATTCCTGAAACAGAGGGAGTACCCAAGGCAACGGAAATGATCAAGCTATTGGTGGAAGGGCAAGAGGCGGTGGTGAGAACCGCGCGTTCCATTTTTCCGATCGCAGAAAAAGCCAATGATGAACCAACTGCCGATCTGTTAACTCAACGCTTGCAAGTCCATGAAAAAACTGCATGGATGTTGAGAAGTTTGCTGGAAGACTAA
- a CDS encoding NAD(P)H-quinone oxidoreductase subunit J, producing the protein MADNQEAALVTTEATAPVSQWLTNNGFEHEFLGLDQQGVPILKIDRQFLLPFSTALYAYGFNYLMCQCGYDAGAGDSLVSVYHLAKLTDEGIDKSDRLEEVRVKVFLPRTDPHCPSVYWIWKTADWQERETYDMYGIVYEGHPNLKRILMPEDWIGYPMRKDYVTPDFYELQDAY; encoded by the coding sequence TTGGCAGATAATCAAGAAGCAGCATTGGTTACGACTGAGGCAACTGCACCAGTTTCTCAATGGCTAACTAATAATGGTTTTGAGCACGAGTTTCTTGGCTTAGACCAACAAGGTGTTCCAATTCTCAAAATTGATCGCCAGTTTTTACTTCCCTTTTCCACAGCTCTCTATGCCTATGGCTTTAACTACTTAATGTGTCAATGTGGTTATGATGCAGGTGCTGGCGATAGTTTGGTGAGTGTTTACCATCTCGCAAAACTGACCGATGAGGGGATTGATAAAAGCGATCGACTTGAGGAAGTTCGCGTTAAGGTGTTTCTACCACGCACCGATCCTCACTGTCCATCTGTCTACTGGATCTGGAAAACCGCGGATTGGCAAGAGCGCGAAACCTACGATATGTACGGCATTGTTTACGAAGGACATCCCAACCTTAAGCGTATTCTTATGCCTGAAGATTGGATTGGCTATCCGATGCGAAAGGATTATGTCACTCCAGACTTTTACGAGTTGCAAGACGCATATTAA
- a CDS encoding NADH dehydrogenase subunit K, whose product MKSETVGLDFSIEEQTQRLINPAATPQVTQDLSNNVILTTLNDLYNWSRMSSLWPMLYGTSCCFIEFAAMIGSRFDFDRFGLLPRSSPRQADLIITAGTVTMKMAPALVRLYEQMQEPKYVIAMGACTITGGMFSTDSYTTVRGVDKLIPVDVYIPGCPPRPEAIMDAIIKLRKKIGTEGFNERANLNRTHRYYAVKHELKVVSPILTGQYLESPTRVAPPKELVESGIPLPALQMAQKEVETVGR is encoded by the coding sequence ATGAAATCCGAAACCGTTGGTCTGGACTTTAGCATTGAAGAACAAACCCAACGTCTTATCAATCCTGCGGCAACGCCTCAAGTTACCCAAGACTTATCTAATAATGTCATTTTGACCACGCTTAATGACCTTTATAACTGGTCGAGAATGTCCAGCCTATGGCCGATGCTCTATGGTACTAGCTGTTGCTTCATTGAGTTTGCGGCGATGATTGGTTCTCGGTTTGACTTTGATCGCTTTGGTCTATTACCTCGTTCTAGCCCACGCCAAGCTGACTTGATCATCACCGCAGGCACTGTCACCATGAAAATGGCTCCTGCACTGGTGCGGCTCTATGAACAGATGCAAGAACCCAAATATGTAATTGCAATGGGTGCTTGCACAATTACAGGCGGAATGTTTAGCACTGATTCCTATACCACCGTGCGCGGAGTTGATAAATTAATTCCCGTTGATGTGTATATCCCTGGTTGCCCTCCTCGCCCTGAAGCAATTATGGATGCAATTATCAAACTTCGCAAAAAGATTGGTACTGAAGGCTTTAATGAAAGAGCTAATCTCAATCGTACTCATCGCTATTATGCGGTCAAGCATGAATTGAAGGTAGTTAGCCCCATCCTCACAGGACAATATTTAGAAAGTCCTACCCGTGTAGCTCCACCAAAGGAATTGGTCGAGTCTGGTATTCCCTTACCCGCATTACAAATGGCTCAAAAGGAGGTCGAGACAGTTGGCAGATAA
- the ndhC gene encoding NADH-quinone oxidoreductase subunit A, protein MLILSGYEYLLVFIIVCTLVPISGLLLSGLLSPQQSGAAGRTTYESGCEPVGGAWIQFNIRYYMFALAFVIFDVETVFLYPWAVAFSKLGLLAFVEALIFITILIFGLVYAWRKGALEWS, encoded by the coding sequence ATCTTGATTTTAAGCGGATACGAATACTTACTGGTATTCATCATTGTTTGTACGCTTGTCCCGATATCGGGGCTATTGCTATCTGGTCTTTTAAGTCCACAACAGTCGGGAGCTGCAGGTCGTACTACCTACGAATCTGGTTGCGAACCTGTTGGGGGAGCTTGGATTCAGTTTAATATTCGTTATTACATGTTTGCCCTCGCCTTTGTGATCTTCGACGTGGAAACAGTGTTTTTGTATCCTTGGGCAGTCGCATTTAGCAAACTCGGCTTACTAGCCTTTGTTGAAGCACTTATCTTTATTACTATTCTCATTTTTGGTCTAGTCTACGCTTGGAGAAAAGGAGCATTAGAATGGTCATGA
- a CDS encoding heme oxygenase (biliverdin-producing), with protein sequence MSQGLATKLRVGTQKSHSAAESTDFIKCFLKGVVNKTAYSRLVGNLYFVYKAIEQEFEVHKNDPILSKLYYRELWREKSLELDMLFYFGSNWQEKVKPTPACEKYLARIREISATDPVLLVAHAYTRYMGDLSGGQILKKIAKESMGLVDGDGTAFYEFEDIRNHGEFKKNYRAALDTLPVDEATAQRIVDEANASFHMNMAMFRELEGNWLLALTKFGWNSLVSKIKGEPKNTSLRRESNAAS encoded by the coding sequence ATGAGTCAAGGTTTAGCAACAAAGTTGCGCGTAGGTACACAAAAATCTCACTCGGCAGCAGAGAGTACCGATTTTATTAAATGTTTTTTAAAGGGTGTTGTTAACAAAACTGCCTATAGCCGACTCGTCGGTAATCTTTACTTTGTTTACAAAGCGATCGAACAAGAGTTTGAAGTTCACAAAAATGATCCTATTCTCAGTAAGCTCTACTACCGCGAGCTATGGCGCGAAAAGAGCTTAGAACTCGATATGTTGTTTTACTTTGGCTCTAATTGGCAGGAAAAAGTAAAGCCTACTCCTGCTTGCGAAAAGTATCTGGCTCGCATCCGTGAGATTTCGGCTACTGACCCAGTCTTGCTCGTAGCCCATGCTTACACTCGTTATATGGGTGATTTATCTGGAGGTCAAATCCTCAAGAAAATCGCTAAGGAGTCGATGGGGCTAGTCGATGGCGATGGTACTGCTTTCTATGAATTTGAAGATATTCGCAATCACGGTGAATTCAAGAAGAATTATCGTGCGGCTCTTGATACTTTGCCTGTAGATGAAGCGACCGCTCAGCGCATTGTCGATGAAGCTAATGCTTCTTTCCATATGAATATGGCTATGTTCCGTGAGTTGGAAGGTAACTGGCTCTTGGCTTTAACCAAGTTTGGCTGGAACTCCTTAGTTTCTAAAATCAAGGGCGAACCCAAAAATACTTCTCTTCGCCGCGAATCAAACGCAGCTAGCTAA